A window from Oreochromis aureus strain Israel breed Guangdong linkage group 16, ZZ_aureus, whole genome shotgun sequence encodes these proteins:
- the parp14rs1 gene encoding poly(ADP-ribose) polymerase family member 14-related sequence 1 isoform X2: MAGVHSYPLLVELEETNIPRLKIKLVKYFQSKKSNGGGECEVEYENGSRTAIVRFRREEDQRNVLAKESHQISLEKGVLTLTVRLPTEEKPSRETSSDKDNKKYVAADKQPTADKSNPTAKVQTETEGGDDDTEDEEPCSTSAVLGNISDNTNQEFLEMLVENITKSHDFTLEFFPDISSAVVTFQSGKENANFVAKCPQNKMFTRKGFSVQHLEVTKQVLVDDILHFSEEVLQLYFENEGGDVEEVLLNDAEQSAVITFKDHRAVQKIFKKKHSIKKEEITVYPFYKSLGVALYGKDKPSLKLPAAISEPIDTAVLRYLAQNKSAAEAICSEMDKHFCIVNLGQTTVTLSPVSSLLKQKDAKAIIKEWTDTVKSAFAQSVSKFKSLKFCPDSDAWKESEKKIREMLLNENVIVVPDKDSGALLVAGLDSDVNRLEKSLSEIINKIAKTIHREKSSKTEEIKVSPSVFHLLCQDGLMDKLLLVYPELKLSPESPNLKITGLGEEINAATKVIFDAVLALKRQNLELDKNVLELLKDEQQEELTDALLTSHQINAAFEISGNRVQLLAVSDRDLSHAQDHLGQLLTSQYIHVEDSNVLKKPEWQQLVSLLEQANSKPCRTRINTTAQQVVVSGYKDSVIKVQQQLGDFLTQNAHIEETVVVKANAVVKYLEEFNTSWMEKVKEKVRVSYRNEAICLSGSRVNVTHCKSVVEGAVSAVVFDSLNVCMSGVKKLFQENEGVYFSAIKNKTGCLVQLVDKPGGGQDNVKQVPTPLYQLKTPEGVEIAVCKADMCSYPMQAVVSPFNQDLKHSTGLAAALLKAAGPQLQDEFYKMKKIKGQLKPGDCVITNAGGMLCCQKVIHAVGPKYEKPQQASAQLNKVVKGSLEAAENHGCVSVALPSIGRGMRCFPLKQCELTIVKAVKEYCDEKFDDITLQKIHFVNNDDIAVQDMVAAVKQEFGNLSVVHSQQSPHLTAPMQSVSQSTGSDLYLNRVQTKEGVDIVLTKGNLEASTTEVIVNTVSSDLDLNRGAVSQAILRTAGPKLQQLVDAQGATGNDGEIIVTDGCQLKSKKVFHAIAPHYKDQATSEKTLRGIFKDCLGMAEDNNLTSMSLSAIGAGNLGFPKDLVASLMLDNILEFSKKKHPKHLKKVVIVLYPSDAQTIQAFSDEFQKKFPSASSGSTSSTQSKGGPFSKITSTSDMHETKMGNVTIQVVTGDITKETADVIVNSSNENFTLKLGVSKAILEAAGPAVEVECRNLGAEPNQGMILTSPGNLKCKKILHLAGQTDPVKINKTVKDALLICVKSSFTSVSFPAIGTGQGNAQARLVADAMLDAVTDVLSQNTSSPLTTVRIVIFQKPMLKDFHSSMQQREAADPDSKEKGGWSWGWTKFKSIFTGGSTDKPKKDKKFVIDSLKVEATCFHICGDTQAKVDSAKKWINDKISQEHDSMEIEDNAIRSFSDADRQKIVDMQKTMDISIRTVSNKPKATITIEGLSRDVLKANTEIIKMMSRVRDEEELNRKVELASTTADWQYQQSGFQFQSFDEMTNFHLEEALQQNLPTVKVTVKGQDYTVTMPKGPATDSQGNNLEIKRIDKLKGDVPENWDLMQPNVTSQAFLLQAGTQEYDEIQKLFQASCKQTIIKIERIQNPALWSGLQVKKRDMEVRNGHQNNERRLFHGTSEDTVATINDRGFNRSYAGKNAACYGNGTYFAVNASYSASNTYSKPNQNGEKFMYVCRVLTGDFALGQQGMIVPPAKGTGTISTGLYDSVVDNMANPSMFVVFHDIQAYPEYLITFK; this comes from the exons ATGGCCGGCGTACACTCCTATCCTCTGCTCGTTGAGCTCGAAGAAACCAACATACCCAGATTAAAAATCAAGTTAGTGAAATACTTTCAAAGTAAGAAATCTAACGGTGGTGGCGAGTGTGAGGTGGAGTATGAAAATGGCAGCAGGACAGCGATAGTGCGCTTCCGGAGAGAGGAGG ATCAGAGAAATGTTCTGGCCAAAGAGTCGCATCAGATCAGTTTGGAAAAGGGCGTTTTGACGCTCACGGTCCGCTTACCCACGGAAGAGAAACCATCACGG GAAACTTCATCTGATAAAGATAACAAGAAAT ATGTTGCTGCAGACAAACAACCTACTGCTGATAAAAGCAACCCTACAGCCAAAGttcaaacagaaacagaaggcGGAGACGATGATACAGAAGATGAAGAGCCATGTTCCACCTCGGCCGTTTTAGGGAATATTTCTGATAATACCAACCAGGAGTTCTTGGAGATGCTGGTGGAAAACATCACAAAGTCTCATGACTTCACTTTGGAATTCTTTCCTGACATCTCCTCTGCTGTGGTGACTTTCCAGAGTGGAAAAG AAAATGCTAATTTTGTGGCAAAATGcccccaaaacaaaatgttCACCAGGAAGGGATTTTCTGTTCAACATCTCGAAGTCACAAAGCAAGTTCTAGTTGACGACATTCTACACTTCAGTGAAGAAGTTCttcagctttattttgaaaatgaaggtGGGGATGTGGAAGAGGTTTTACTTAATGATGCAGAACAGTCTGCTGTCATCACATTTAAAGATCATCGAG CTGTTCAAAAAATCTTCAAGAAGAAGCATTCcataaaaaaggaagaaatcaCAGTTTACCCTTTTTATAAATCTCTGGGCGTGGCCCTCTATGGCAAAGACAAACCTTCACTAAAACTTCCTGCTGCCATCTCAGAGCCCATTGACACCGCTGTCCTGAGATATCTAGCTCAAAATAAATCAGCAGCAGAGGCCATTTGTAGTGAAATGGACAAACACTTTTGCATCGTGAACCTCGGCCAAACTACTGTGACCTTGAGTCCTGTATCTTCTCTACTAAAGCAAAAGGATGCCAAAGCCATCATCAAAGAATGGACTGATACTGTGAAGTCAGCATTTGCACAATCTGTGTCAAAGTTCAAATCCTTGAAGTTCTGTCCAGATTCAGATGCATGGAAAGAGTCTGAGAAAAAGATCAGAGAGATGTTactgaatgaaaatgtgatTGTAGTACCCGATAAAGACAGTGGTGCTTTATTGGTAGCTGGTCTTGATAGTGATGTCAACAGACTGGAGAAATCTCTTTctgaaattattaacaagattgCAAAAACGATCCACAGGGAGAAATCAAGTAAAACTGAAGAGATCAAAGTGTCACCATCAGTTTTTCATCTCCTCTGTCAAGATGGCCTTATGGACAAACTTCTACTTGTGTATCCAGAACTCAAATTGTCACCAGAGAGTCCTAATCTGAAAATAACTGGCTTAGGGGAAGAGATTAATGCAGCAACCAAAGTTATATTTGATGCAGTACTTGCATTAAAACGACAGAATCTGGAATTAGATAAAAATGTGCTTGAACTGTTGAAGGATGAGCAACAAGAGGAGCTTACAGATGCTCTCCTCACATCTCATCAAATAAACGCAGCATTTGAAATCAGTGGAAACAGGGTGCAGCTCCTTGCTGTCTCTGACAGAGATCTGTCTCATGCTCAGGACCATCTAGGACAGCTGTTAACATCTCAGTACATTCATGTTGAAGACAGTAACGTCCTGAAGAAGCCAGAGTGGCAGCAGCTGGTCAGTCTCTTAGAGCAGGCTAACAGTAAGCCATGCAGAACTCGAATCAACACAACTGCTCAACAAGTCGTGGTGTCAGGCTACAAGGATAGTGTCATAAAAGTTCAGCAACAGCTTGGTGACTTCTTAACACAGAACGCTCACATCGAAGAAACTGTTGTGGTCAAAGCTAATGCTGTCGTTAAATACTTGGAAGAGTTCAACACATCTTGGATGGAGAAAGTGAAAGAGAAGGTGAGAGTGTCCTACAGAaatgaggccatctgtctgagtGGATCCAGAGTGAATGTGACACATTGCAAGTCTGTGGTTGAAGGTGCCGTCTCTGCTGTAGTCTTTGACAGTCTGAATGTCTGCATGTCTGGAGTGAAGAAGCTCTTCCAGGAAAATGAAGGTGTGTATTTTTCTgcaatcaaaaataaaactggttGTCTGGTCCAACTGGTTGATAAGCCAGGTGGTGGACAAGACAACGTTAAACAAGTACCAACACCTTTATACCAACTTAAGACACCTGAAGGAGTAGAAATCGCTGTTTGCAAGGCAGATATGTGCAGTTACCCAATGCAGGCAGTTGTGAGTCCATTTAATCAAGACTTGAAACACAGTACTGGTCTTGCAGCAGCACTTTTGAAGGCTGCTGGCCCTCAGTTACAAGATGAattttacaaaatgaaaaaaataaaggggCAACTCAAGCCAGGAGACTGTGTCATAACTAATGCAGGAGGAATGCTTTGTTGCCAAAAGGTCATCCATGCTGTGGGACCCAAGTATGAAAAACCACAGCAAGCTTCAGCTCAGTTGAACAAAGTTGTTAAAGGAAGCTTAGAAGCCGCTGAAAACCACGGATGCGTCTCAGTAGCTCTTCCATCTATTGGCAGAGGAATGCGCTGCTTTCCCCTCAAGCAGTGTGAACTCACCATTGTTAAAGCAGTGAAGGAGTATTGTGATGAGAAGTTTGATGACATCACCTTGCAGAAGATCCATTTCGTGAACAATGATGACATTGCTGTTCAGGATATGGTGGCTGCTGTCAAACAGGAGTTTGGAAACCTCAGTGTTGTTCATTCTCAACAAAGTCCTCATCTCACTGCTCCCATGCAATCAGTATCACAGTCTACTGGATCTGACCTGTACCTGAATCGTGTGCAGACCAAAGAAGGTGTTGACATCGTTCTTACAAAGGGAAACCTAGAAGCTTCCACG ACGGAGGTGATTGTGAACACTGTGTCTTCAGACCTTGACCTCAACAGAGGTGCAGTTTCACAAGCCATCTTGCGCACAGCTGGACCCAAACTTCAGCAGTTAGTAGATGCACAGGGTGCTACTGGAAATGATGGTGAGATCATTGTTACTGATGGCTGCCaactaaaaagcaaaaaagtctTTCATGCAATCGCACCTCACTATAAGGACCAAGCCACATCTGAAAAG ACTTTGAGGGGAATCTTTAAGGACTGCTTGGGCATGGCAGAGGATAATAATCTAACCTCCATGTCCTTATCAGCCATTGGTGCTGGAAACCTGGGTTTCCCAAAAGATCTCGTAGCCTCTTTGATGTTGGATAATATCTTAGAGTTTAGTAAAAAGAAACACCCCAAGCATCTGAAGAAGGTTGTGATTGTACTTTACCCCAGTGATGCACAAACTATCCAG GCTTTCAGTGATGAATTTCAGAAGAAGTTTCCCAGTGCCTCAAGTGGTTCAACAAGTTCTACACAAAGTAAAG GAGGCCCCTTCTCCAAAATCACCTCGACCTCAGACATGCATGAGACTAAAATGGGCAATGTGACTATACAGGTAGTAACAGGAGACATAACCAAGGAGACCGCTGATGTCATTGTCAACTCCTCCAATGAAAACTTTACTCTTAAGTTAG GAGTGTCTAAAGCTATTCTAGAAGCAGCTGGTCCGGCTGTTGAAGTGGAATGCCGCAACCTTG GTGCTGAGCCCAACCAGGGCATGATATTGACAAGCCCCGGTAACCTGAAGTGTAAAAAGATCCTCCACCTGGCTGGACAGACAGACCCAGTAAAAATCAACAAGACTGTGAAAGATGCACTCCTGATATGTGTGAAAAGCTCTTTCACCTCTGTATCATTTCCTGCCATCGGCACAG GTCAAGGCAATGCACAGGCAAGACTGGTGGCCGATGCCATGTTGGATGCAGTGACTGATGTGTTAAGCCAAAACACTTCCAGCCCCCTGACAACAGTCCGCATAGTTATTTTCCAGAAACCTATGCTAAAAGACTTCCACAGCAGTATGCAACAGAGGGAAGCTGCTGATCCTGATTCTAAGGAAAAAGGAGGGTGGAGCTGGGGATGGACCAAATTCAAat CAATCTTTACTGGCGGAAGTACTGATAaaccaaagaaagacaaaaagttTGTCATTGACAGTCTGAAAGTGGAGGCTACTTGTTTCCACATTTGTGGTGACACACAAGCCAAAGTTGACTCTGCAAAGAAATGGATAAATGACAAGATATCCCAAGAACATGACAGCATGGAAATTGAAGACAATGCCATCCGTAGTTTCTCTGATGCAGATCGCCAGAAAATTGTTGACATGCAGAAGACCATGGACATCAGCATAAGGACTGTGAGCAATAAGCCCAAAGCCACAATCACTATCGAAGGACTGAGCAGGGATGTGCTCAAAGCTAACACTGAAATCATTAAAATGATGAGCAGGGTGAGAGACGAGGAGGAACTAAACAGGAAAGTGGAGCTGGCCAGCACCACGGCAGACTGGCAGTATCAGCAGTCTGGGTTCCAGTTTCAGAGTTTTGATGAAATGACCAACTTCCACCTCGAGGAAGCACTGCAACAAAATTTACCAACTGTAAAAGTTACAGTCAAGGGTCAAGATTACACTGTCACCATGCCAAAAGGACCCGCCACTGACAGCCAGGGAAATAACCTGGAGATAAAGAGAATTGACAAGCTAAAAG GTGATGTTCCTGAAAACTGGGATCTCATGCAACCTAACGTCACCAGTCAGGCTTTCCTATTACAAGCCGGGACACAGGAGTATGATGAAATCCAGAAGCTGTTCCAGGCCTCATGCAAACAAACCATTATCAAG ATTGAGAGGATTCAGAACCCTGCACTGTGGAGCGGTCTACAGGTTAAGAAGCGTGACATGGAGGTGAGAAATGGTCACCAGAACAACGAGAGACGTCTTTTCCATGGCACCTCCGAGGACACTGTGGCTACCATTAATGACCGTGGCTTCAACAGGAGCTATGCTGGAAAGAATG CTGCATGCTACGGCAATGGAACTTACTTTGCTGTCAATGCAAGTTACTCTGCTAGCAATACCTACTCCAAGCCTAATCAGAATGGGGAGAAGTTCATGTACGTCTGTCGAGTTCTGACTGGGGACTTTGCTCTTGGACAACAAGGCATGATTGTACCACCAGCAAAAGGCACCGGCACCATTTCCACTGGTCTGTACGACAGTGTTGTGGACAACATGGCCAATCCCAGCATGTTTGTTGTCTTCCATGATATCCAGGCTTATCCTGAATATCTGATTACGTTCAAGTGA